A section of the Dermacoccus nishinomiyaensis genome encodes:
- the galK gene encoding galactokinase, whose product MTTPTSTQRRLLDDASSLFDREFGSDAGEPDGAWWAPGRVNIIGEHTDYNGGYVLPIALPTGTVAVARRRDDDLVRLASEGKRVEVRLGEVSREAGLGWASYAAGVGWAARRDGLDVPGLDIAFAADVPRGAGLSSSASLSCATASAWNDLAGWGLDGSGIARLGRLAENEIAGAPTGTMDQLASVLCEPGNALRLDTLTNETMQVPFDLADAGLALLVVNSHAPHELVDGAYGERRRACEEAADALGIARGRLCAEIDGRDVDAVDARLAGLPDVPRRRARHVITDSARVLAVDALLTGGVTRDKAPDVGALLTASHVSMRDDFEITVPAVDTLAAALVAGGAYGARMTGGGFGGCVIALVDVEGVDDAVAAARRAAHDGGFPEPEPFVALASAGAHRLV is encoded by the coding sequence ATGACGACGCCGACCTCGACGCAGCGTCGCCTGCTCGACGACGCGAGCTCCCTGTTCGATCGCGAGTTCGGCTCGGACGCAGGCGAACCCGACGGTGCGTGGTGGGCGCCGGGCCGCGTCAACATCATCGGTGAGCACACCGATTACAACGGTGGCTACGTCCTACCCATCGCCCTGCCGACGGGTACGGTTGCCGTCGCACGTCGGCGCGACGACGATCTCGTGCGCCTCGCCTCTGAAGGCAAGCGTGTCGAGGTGCGTCTCGGCGAGGTGTCGCGGGAGGCGGGCCTCGGATGGGCGTCCTACGCCGCCGGCGTGGGATGGGCCGCCCGTCGCGACGGCCTCGACGTGCCGGGGCTCGACATCGCGTTCGCGGCCGACGTACCGCGCGGCGCCGGGTTGTCGTCGTCGGCGTCCTTGAGTTGTGCGACGGCGTCGGCGTGGAACGACCTCGCCGGCTGGGGGCTCGACGGGTCGGGCATCGCCAGGCTCGGGCGCCTCGCCGAGAACGAGATCGCGGGAGCACCGACCGGAACGATGGATCAGCTCGCGTCTGTGCTCTGCGAACCGGGGAACGCGCTGCGACTCGACACGCTGACGAACGAGACGATGCAGGTGCCGTTCGACCTCGCCGACGCGGGCCTCGCGCTGCTCGTCGTCAACTCGCACGCGCCGCACGAGCTCGTCGACGGTGCGTACGGCGAGCGCCGCCGCGCGTGTGAGGAGGCCGCCGACGCCCTGGGCATCGCCCGCGGGCGACTGTGCGCCGAGATCGACGGACGCGACGTCGACGCCGTCGATGCGCGTCTCGCCGGGCTGCCCGACGTGCCGCGCCGCCGCGCGCGCCACGTCATCACCGACTCCGCGCGGGTCCTCGCCGTCGACGCTCTCCTGACCGGTGGCGTGACGCGGGACAAAGCGCCTGACGTCGGGGCGCTGCTCACGGCGTCACACGTCAGCATGCGCGACGATTTCGAGATCACCGTCCCGGCCGTCGACACGCTCGCCGCCGCACTCGTCGCCGGTGGCGCGTACGGCGCACGCATGACGGGCGGGGGTTTCGGCGGGTGCGTCATCGCGCTCGTCGACGTCGAAGGCGTCGATGATGCCGTCGCGGCCGCTCGACGCGCGGCGCACGACGGCGGCTTCCCCGAGCCGGAGCCCTTCGTCGCGCTTGCGAGCGCGGGGGCGCATCGGCTCGTCTGA
- a CDS encoding VOC family protein — translation MPTRTTNWPAGTPNWVDCSFDHMHRAKDFYAKLFGWEIREGGDDMGGYAVGLKHHHAAAGLAPRMQPDVPSAWSTFFASDDVDATAGAIRDAGGRTLVEPMDVPNTGRMAFFQDPEGAAFGVWQGGEHPGFGIFNEPGSVGWNDLMTRDLEGAKSFYGKVFGFSYEEMGTDYVTIKRASDGEVVAGMHLATQLPDDVPANWLTHFVVADRDSTVATVEELDGEVLMSFDTPFGPEATIRGPEGETFNVIAFSPEAENGRDAE, via the coding sequence ATGCCAACCCGCACCACGAACTGGCCCGCCGGCACGCCCAACTGGGTCGACTGCAGCTTCGACCACATGCACCGAGCGAAGGATTTCTACGCCAAGCTGTTCGGCTGGGAGATCCGCGAGGGCGGTGACGACATGGGCGGCTACGCCGTCGGGCTCAAGCATCACCACGCTGCTGCCGGGCTGGCGCCGCGCATGCAGCCCGACGTTCCGAGCGCGTGGTCCACGTTCTTCGCGAGCGACGACGTCGACGCGACCGCTGGCGCCATCCGCGACGCCGGCGGCCGCACGCTCGTCGAGCCGATGGACGTGCCGAACACAGGACGCATGGCGTTCTTCCAGGATCCCGAGGGGGCCGCGTTCGGTGTCTGGCAGGGCGGCGAGCACCCCGGGTTCGGCATCTTCAACGAGCCCGGTTCCGTGGGCTGGAACGACCTCATGACGCGCGACCTCGAGGGCGCGAAGTCGTTCTACGGCAAGGTTTTCGGCTTCTCCTACGAGGAGATGGGCACCGACTACGTCACGATCAAGCGCGCGAGCGACGGCGAGGTCGTCGCGGGCATGCACCTCGCGACGCAGCTGCCCGACGACGTTCCCGCGAACTGGTTGACGCACTTCGTCGTCGCCGACCGCGACTCCACCGTCGCCACCGTCGAAGAGCTCGACGGCGAGGTGCTCATGAGCTTCGACACCCCGTTCGGGCCGGAGGCGACGATTCGCGGGCCCGAGGGTGAGACCTTCAACGTCATCGCTTTCTCACCCGAGGCCGAGAACGGTCGAGACGCCGAGTGA
- a CDS encoding COX15/CtaA family protein: MLLQGLWAGLFMSTPDTDPEKTPWLEVHSWCGKAAIGFALLATVWAFLKLRERTDLTFGALALTVLLILEAYLGGLIVDEGKDVMAAVHVPLAMALMGLAVWLPLRARKR; this comes from the coding sequence GTGCTGCTGCAGGGCCTGTGGGCCGGATTGTTCATGTCGACGCCCGACACCGACCCTGAAAAGACGCCCTGGCTCGAGGTCCATTCGTGGTGCGGGAAGGCCGCCATCGGGTTCGCGCTCCTCGCCACGGTGTGGGCGTTCCTGAAGCTGCGTGAACGCACCGACCTGACCTTCGGCGCGCTGGCGTTGACGGTGCTGTTGATCCTCGAGGCCTATCTCGGGGGGCTCATCGTGGACGAGGGCAAGGACGTCATGGCCGCCGTCCACGTCCCGCTGGCGATGGCGCTCATGGGCCTGGCGGTGTGGCTCCCGCTGCGGGCCCGAAAGCGCTGA
- the purB gene encoding adenylosuccinate lyase, with translation MHSLADTQPAIALGALDGRYRGAVAPLVDHLSEAALNRMRVHVEVEWLIHLTDAGILDGVRALDDGEKEALRDVVEEFDGDDIAELAEIERETVHDVKAVEYYLKRRLTQIVADAGHDDAEQLSELIHFCCTSEDINNLSYALMVQRATQQVWLPKATTLVEQVATMARDMRDVPLLAHTHGQPATPTTMGKEFAVLAHRLGRQLRRIEAQEFLGKLNGATGTFGAHTAAVPSADWPALSQSFVEGLGLTWNPLTTQIESHDWQAELYADMARFNRILHNLCTDVWTYISMGYFAQVRGQGTVGSSTMPHKVNPIRFENAEANLEVSSALLDVLGSTLVTSRLQRDLTDSSMQRNIGTAFGHSVLAMDNVARGLGGLDPVPAAMAKDLEANWEVLGEPIQTAMRALGAQGVPGMEQPYERLKELTRGRRITGDDLREFVRGLGLPADVEARFVEMTPATYVGIAPQLVDFLEV, from the coding sequence ATGCACAGCCTCGCCGACACCCAGCCCGCCATCGCCCTCGGAGCCCTCGACGGCCGCTACCGCGGCGCCGTCGCCCCGCTCGTCGACCACCTGTCGGAGGCCGCGCTCAACCGGATGCGCGTCCACGTCGAGGTCGAGTGGCTCATCCACCTCACCGACGCCGGCATTCTCGACGGCGTGCGCGCGCTGGACGACGGCGAGAAGGAGGCGCTGCGCGACGTCGTCGAGGAGTTCGACGGTGACGACATCGCCGAACTAGCCGAGATCGAACGCGAGACGGTGCACGACGTCAAGGCAGTCGAGTACTACCTCAAGCGCCGCCTCACGCAGATCGTGGCCGACGCTGGCCACGACGACGCCGAGCAGCTCTCGGAACTCATCCACTTCTGCTGCACGAGCGAGGACATCAACAACCTCAGCTACGCCCTCATGGTGCAGCGTGCGACGCAGCAGGTGTGGCTGCCGAAGGCGACGACGCTCGTCGAGCAGGTCGCGACGATGGCCCGCGACATGCGGGACGTGCCGCTGCTCGCGCACACGCACGGCCAGCCGGCGACGCCGACGACCATGGGCAAGGAATTCGCCGTGCTCGCGCACCGCCTCGGCCGACAGCTGCGCCGCATCGAGGCCCAGGAGTTCCTCGGCAAGCTCAACGGCGCCACCGGCACGTTCGGCGCGCACACCGCCGCCGTGCCGAGCGCCGACTGGCCGGCGCTGAGCCAGAGCTTCGTCGAGGGCCTGGGCCTCACGTGGAACCCGCTCACGACGCAGATCGAGAGCCACGACTGGCAGGCCGAGCTGTACGCCGACATGGCGCGCTTCAACCGCATCCTGCACAACCTGTGCACCGACGTGTGGACCTACATCTCGATGGGCTACTTCGCGCAGGTGCGCGGCCAGGGCACCGTCGGATCGTCGACGATGCCGCACAAGGTGAACCCGATCCGCTTCGAGAACGCGGAGGCGAACCTCGAGGTCAGCTCGGCGCTGCTCGACGTCCTCGGCTCGACCCTCGTCACGTCGCGCCTGCAGCGCGACCTCACGGATTCCTCGATGCAGCGCAACATCGGCACCGCATTCGGGCACTCGGTGCTGGCCATGGACAACGTCGCGCGGGGCCTCGGCGGTCTCGACCCCGTGCCGGCCGCCATGGCCAAGGACCTCGAAGCCAACTGGGAGGTGCTCGGCGAGCCGATCCAGACGGCGATGCGCGCGCTCGGCGCCCAGGGCGTGCCGGGGATGGAGCAGCCCTACGAGCGCCTCAAGGAACTGACGCGCGGACGCCGCATCACCGGCGACGACCTGCGCGAGTTCGTGCGCGGCCTCGGCCTGCCCGCCGACGTCGAAGCACGCTTCGTCGAGATGACGCCCGCGACGTACGTCGGCATCGCTCCGCAGCTGGTCGACTTCCTCGAGGTCTGA
- a CDS encoding VOC family protein, protein MRIDHVMYAAENDGLQATAERLSQQLGIEVRDGGVHPRFGTRNMILPLRQGRFVEVVEALEHPSVDKMPFGQAVKARSANGGGWVGWVVELDDMSGPVAKLGRPTTEGRRHRPDGAEITWQQIGVSDLVVDPQLPYFIHWDDPAQHPSKDGATDVALKGIMLAGAPERVREWLGLTGEPGVDREDWEPDIDFQFVAPHGTPSVLSVTFATAKGDVTI, encoded by the coding sequence ATGCGGATTGACCACGTGATGTATGCGGCCGAGAATGACGGCCTGCAGGCCACAGCCGAGCGCCTCTCGCAGCAGCTCGGCATCGAGGTGCGTGACGGCGGCGTGCACCCGCGCTTCGGGACGCGCAACATGATCCTGCCGCTGAGGCAGGGGCGTTTCGTCGAGGTCGTCGAAGCGCTGGAGCACCCGAGCGTCGACAAGATGCCGTTCGGTCAGGCCGTCAAGGCTCGCTCCGCCAACGGCGGCGGTTGGGTCGGCTGGGTCGTCGAACTCGACGACATGAGCGGCCCCGTCGCCAAGCTCGGCCGCCCCACCACGGAAGGTCGCCGTCACCGCCCCGACGGCGCGGAGATCACGTGGCAGCAGATCGGCGTCAGCGACCTCGTCGTCGACCCGCAGCTGCCGTACTTCATCCACTGGGACGATCCCGCGCAGCACCCGTCGAAGGACGGCGCCACGGACGTCGCGCTCAAGGGCATCATGCTTGCCGGCGCGCCCGAGCGCGTGCGCGAATGGCTCGGCCTGACGGGCGAACCCGGCGTCGACCGCGAGGACTGGGAGCCCGACATCGACTTCCAGTTCGTCGCGCCGCACGGCACCCCGTCGGTGCTGTCGGTGACGTTCGCGACCGCCAAGGGCGACGTCACGATCTGA
- a CDS encoding TrmH family RNA methyltransferase produces the protein MPDLHLTSATNPRLKGLVGLRKRRTRETEGLTLVEGYDELGLALDAGVRPQTLYVCDELMLDAARQHDVIDAARTAGAEIVTVARQAFERVAYREGPDGFLAVVPSVNAHPRMLDLPANPLLLVAEGVEKPGNLGAMLRTADAVGADGVIAADPVTDWGNPNVVRGSKGTVFSVPVAAAPTSETLEWLRDNDIPLIATTPDTDVMHTDIDLSGPVAVAVGTEKYGLTDEMLGAATSRVRIPMVGQVNSLNVATSAAIVLYEAMRQRGVRG, from the coding sequence GTGCCTGATCTTCACCTGACGTCCGCGACGAACCCGCGCCTCAAGGGCCTCGTCGGCCTGCGCAAGCGCCGCACGCGCGAGACCGAGGGCCTGACGCTCGTCGAGGGGTATGACGAACTGGGTCTGGCGCTCGACGCCGGCGTCCGCCCGCAGACGCTCTACGTCTGTGACGAGTTGATGCTCGACGCGGCGCGGCAGCATGACGTCATCGACGCGGCGCGCACTGCGGGCGCGGAGATCGTCACCGTCGCGCGTCAGGCTTTCGAGCGCGTCGCGTATCGCGAGGGGCCGGACGGGTTCCTCGCCGTCGTGCCGAGCGTCAACGCCCATCCGCGCATGCTCGACCTGCCCGCCAACCCGCTGCTGCTCGTCGCCGAGGGCGTCGAGAAGCCCGGAAACCTGGGCGCGATGCTGCGCACGGCTGACGCCGTGGGCGCCGACGGTGTCATCGCGGCCGACCCTGTCACCGACTGGGGCAACCCCAACGTCGTCCGCGGCTCGAAGGGCACCGTCTTCAGCGTGCCGGTCGCGGCGGCACCCACGTCAGAGACGCTGGAATGGTTGCGCGACAACGACATTCCCCTCATCGCGACGACACCGGACACCGACGTCATGCACACCGACATCGACCTGTCCGGGCCCGTCGCCGTCGCCGTCGGCACCGAGAAGTACGGCCTCACCGACGAGATGCTGGGCGCCGCGACGTCCCGCGTCCGCATCCCGATGGTCGGGCAGGTCAACTCGCTCAACGTCGCGACGAGCGCCGCCATCGTGCTCTACGAAGCCATGCGACAGCGCGGCGTGCGGGGCTGA
- a CDS encoding HAD family hydrolase translates to MTVSDTCAPPPSTGSAVSSQPDGKEWPPLMVCLDIDGTLLQYDGTMHDVTRDAVRACVEAGHQVVLSTGRAVIATKPIIDMLGLSSGYAVCSNGAITLRLDSSLPDGFETIERVTFDPTPALQMLRGQWEDAVIAVESGDVFKVTAPFPDGELDGEQVVVPWEELMTEPVTRVTFRSPTGTSEDFLDLAERVGLHQVNYAVGFTAWMDINPEGVTKASALEQVRRKLCVEPANTVAVGDQRNDVEMLEWAARGVAMGQAPDEVKAAADEVTAPIDDDGAALVLRSLI, encoded by the coding sequence GTGACTGTCTCTGACACCTGCGCGCCGCCCCCGTCGACCGGTTCGGCGGTTTCGTCGCAGCCGGATGGCAAGGAGTGGCCGCCGCTCATGGTGTGCCTCGACATCGATGGCACCCTGCTGCAGTACGACGGCACGATGCACGACGTCACGCGCGACGCCGTGCGCGCCTGTGTCGAGGCGGGGCATCAGGTCGTGCTGTCGACAGGGCGTGCGGTGATCGCGACGAAGCCGATCATCGACATGCTCGGCCTCTCGTCCGGCTACGCGGTGTGCTCTAACGGCGCGATCACGCTGCGTCTCGACAGCTCACTACCCGACGGGTTCGAGACGATCGAACGCGTCACGTTCGACCCGACGCCGGCGCTGCAGATGCTGCGCGGACAGTGGGAGGACGCCGTCATCGCCGTCGAATCGGGTGACGTGTTCAAGGTGACGGCGCCGTTCCCCGACGGTGAACTCGACGGCGAACAGGTCGTCGTGCCGTGGGAGGAGCTGATGACGGAGCCCGTCACGCGCGTGACGTTCCGCTCGCCGACCGGCACGAGCGAGGACTTCCTCGACCTCGCCGAACGCGTCGGCCTGCACCAGGTCAACTACGCCGTCGGGTTCACGGCCTGGATGGACATCAACCCCGAGGGCGTGACGAAGGCGTCCGCGCTCGAGCAGGTGCGGCGCAAACTGTGCGTGGAACCAGCGAACACGGTGGCCGTCGGCGACCAGCGCAACGACGTCGAGATGCTCGAATGGGCCGCGCGCGGCGTCGCCATGGGCCAGGCGCCCGACGAGGTGAAGGCCGCCGCCGACGAGGTCACCGCTCCCATCGACGACGACGGCGCCGCCCTCGTCCTGCGCTCGCTCATCTGA